The region GAAGGACTACGCCCCGCGCCGACCCGGCTCCGGCCAGTCCCTCGGTCTCGCGGGGCCGGTGAGCCAGCCCTCGGGCGGCGGGTTGTGAGGCGCGAGGGCGACGAGCCTGCCCTCGCGCCACCCGGCGGCCCCGGAGCGCAGCATCTCGTCGAGGAGCGGCCCCACGAACTCCTCGGGCCGCAGGCCGAGGCCGTTTTTCGCGAAGTCGTGGAACCAGGGGCAGCGGAGGAGGTACGGGCGCACCTCGTCCCTGCCGAGGCCGCCGTAGATCATGAGGGCGTAGGCGAAGATGCGTTTGCAGGCGTGCCAGCACGCCTTCTCCGGCTCGCGCAGCCACCGCTCGTAGCGGCGCCGGGCGGCGTCGAAGGCGGCCCGCGGGTCCTCGATGGGCGGCCCGTGGCCGGAGAGGGCGCGGCGGGCGGGGAGGCGTGAGAGCCGCTCCAGCGTCTCCAGCGCCCGCACCATCGCGCCCGCGCCCTCGCGGAACGGGTTGATCCAGGCGACGTCGTCGCCGTGGACGGCGTCGCCCAGGATCAGGACGCCCTCCTCCGGCGCCCAGAGGGAGATGTGCCCGAGCGTGTGTCCCGGCGTGTGCAGCACGCGCAGCGTGACGCCGCCGGTGTCGAGCTCGTCGCCCTCGGAGAGCGGCCTGTCCACCGCGTACGCCTCCACGGGCTGGTCGAGCCACTCTGCAGAGCACGCCTCCCGGTCGCGATGGTTCACCATCGCGGCCTCCCAGCGATGGGCGGCTACGGGGAGGCCGTAACGGTTTTGCAAGCCGGAGTTGCCGCCCACGTGGTCGCAGTGGTAGTGGGTGTTGACGATAAGCGCGAGCCGCTCCGGCGGCGTCCCGTTCTCCCGGAGGAGCCGCTCGGTGCGGGGCAGGTCGCTCCCGTACCCGGTGTCCACGAGCACCGGCCTCTCGCCCCGGACGAGCGCCATGTTGGCGCTGGGGTAGGT is a window of Rubrobacter xylanophilus DSM 9941 DNA encoding:
- a CDS encoding MBL fold metallo-hydrolase codes for the protein MAASGRIAFLEGTYPSANMALVRGERPVLVDTGYGSDLPRTERLLRENGTPPERLALIVNTHYHCDHVGGNSGLQNRYGLPVAAHRWEAAMVNHRDREACSAEWLDQPVEAYAVDRPLSEGDELDTGGVTLRVLHTPGHTLGHISLWAPEEGVLILGDAVHGDDVAWINPFREGAGAMVRALETLERLSRLPARRALSGHGPPIEDPRAAFDAARRRYERWLREPEKACWHACKRIFAYALMIYGGLGRDEVRPYLLRCPWFHDFAKNGLGLRPEEFVGPLLDEMLRSGAAGWREGRLVALAPHNPPPEGWLTGPARPRDWPEPGRRGA